One region of Miscanthus floridulus cultivar M001 chromosome 19, ASM1932011v1, whole genome shotgun sequence genomic DNA includes:
- the LOC136525539 gene encoding uncharacterized protein, which yields MAQPPNPKRMSLSLPDWRSSLPEDLLESIGQHLASGHDTASFRSACSLWRAAVSFTTFGSLLLLPFDLDSDRVGFYCVPEKKVLSKMLPDVRGKVACGSSCWWLALMDEATSVTLLNPFADARAPRVELPLADEHVAAVSSSERVSRVHGWWVLHPTNGYGDADAAGRAIKLEDMRDVFFREIVLSAPPDAADHGCVAMAMLGCSTEVAFYRVGADSAWTLLDTKLEFSVGSIVHCQDKFLAINCTEEISVCSSNVAGATPTATLLPSLSPPVGLCHRSYLESNGELHIVGAMVSTFHETQSFTYNSAIYKCNIHDRTPK from the coding sequence atggctcagcctcccaatcccaagagaaTGTCTCTATctctccctgactggagatccagcctgccagaggatctcctcgagtccatcgggcagcatctcgcgtcaggccacgacacggcgtccttccgatccgcttgctccctATGGCGTGCCGCCGTCTCGTTCACGACCTTCGGGTcgctcctgctgctcccgttcgaccTCGACTCAgaccgcgtcggcttctactgtgtcccggagaagaaggtcttgtccaagatgCTGCCCGACGTGCGTggcaaggtggcgtgcggctcctcgtgttggtggctggcgctcatggacgaggcgacgtccgtgacgctgctgaatccattcgccgatgcccgtgccccccgcgttgagctcccgcTAGCAGACGAACACGTCGCGGCGGTGTCCTCATCGgaacgcgtgtctagggtccacggctggtgggtcctccatcccaccaacggctacggggacgcggatgccgcaggcagagccatcaagctagaagacatgagggatgtgttcttccgtgagatcgtgctctcggcgccgcctgaCGCCGCCGATCATgggtgcgtggccatggccatgcttgggtgctccacggaggtcgcgttctACCGGGTTGGAGccgacagcgcatggacgctgctcgacaccaaactggagttctccgtggggtccatcgtccactgccaagatAAGTTCTTGGCGATCAACTGCACTGAAGAAATCTCCGTCTGCAGCAGCAACGTcgccggcgctactccaaccgcgacactgctgccatcgctgtcgccacctgtGGGGCTCTGCCATCgcagctacctggaatcaaacggtgagctacacattgtgggtgccatggtgagcacgtttcacgagacacagagcttcacctacaacagcgcgatctacaagtgcaacatCCACGATCGTACGCCAAAGTAG
- the LOC136527442 gene encoding enolase 1-like, whose product MAVTITWVKARQIFDSRGNPTVEVDIGLSDGSFARGAVPSGASTGIYEALELRDGGSDYLGKGVLKAVSNVNSIIGPAIVGKDPTEQVEIDNFMVQQLDGTSNEWGWCKQKLGANAILAVSLAVCKAGAMVKKIPLYQHIANLAGNKTLVLPVPAFNVINGGSHAGNKLAMQEFMILPTGASSFKEAMKMGVEVYHNLKSIIKKKYGQDATNVGDEGGFAPNIQENKEGLELLKAAIEKAGYTGKVVIGMDVAASEFFSEKDKTYDLNFKEENNDGSNKISGDSLKDLYKSFVSEYPIVSIEDPFDQDDWTTYAKLTDEIGQQVQIVGDDLLVTNPTRVAKAINENTCNALLLKVNQIGSVTESIEAVRMSKRAGWGVMASHRSGETEDTFIADLSVGLATGQIKTGAPCRSERLAKYNQLLRIEEELGDAAVYAGAKFRAPVEPY is encoded by the exons ATGGCGGTCACGATCACGTGGGTGAAGGCGAGGCAGATCTTCGACAGCCGCGGCAACCCCACCGTCGAG GTGGACATCGGCCTCAGCGACGGCAGCTTCGCGAGGGGGGCCGTGCCCAGCGGCGCATCCACTG GAATATATGAGGCCTTGGAGTTAAGGGATGGAGGATCTGATTATCTTGGCAAGGGTGTTCTTAAG GCTGTGAGCAATGTAAATAGCATTATTGGACCAGCAATTGTTGGAAAG GACCCCACTGAGCAGGTTGAGATTGACAACTTCATGGTCCAACAGCTTGATGGAACCTCCAACGAATGGGGCTGGTGCAAACAGAAG CTTGGAGCAAATGCCATTCTTGCGGTTTCACTTGCTGTGTGCAAAGCTGGAGCTATGGTGAAGAAGATTCCTCTTTACCAG CACATCGCAAATCTTGCTGGAAACAAAACTCTGGTGCTCCCTGTACCTGCCTTTAATGTGATTAATGGAGGATCACATGCTGGAAACAAGCTTGCCATGCAG GAGTTCATGATCCTCCCAACTGGTGCCTCCTCGTTCAAGGAGGCCATGAAGATGGGAGTTGAGGTGTACCACAACCTGAAG AGTATAATCAAGAAGAAGTATGGTCAAGATGCCACAAATGTTGGGGATGAAGGTGGTTTTGCACCTAACATTCAG GAAAACAAAGAAGGCCTTGAACTACTGAAGGCAGCTATAGAAAAGGCTGGCTACACTGGAAAG GTGGTCATTGGAATGGATGTTGCTGCTTCTGAATTCTTTAGTGAGAAGGACAAGACTTATGATCTTAATTTCAAGGAGGAG AACAACGATGGTTCAAACAAAATTTCAGGTGACAGCCTGAAAGATCTGTACAAGTCCTTTGTATCTGAGTACCCTATTGTGTCTATCGAAGATCCATTCGATCAGGATGACTGGACCACTTATGCCAAACTCACTGATGAGATTGGACAGCAAGTGCAGATTGTAGGAGATGATCTTCTGGTTActaaccccact AGGGTTGCCAAGGCCATCAATGAGAACACCTGCAATGCTCTTCTCTTGAAG GTGAACCAAATCGGCTCTGTGACCGAGAGTATCGAAGCTGTTAGAATGTCCAAGCGTGCCGGATGGGGAGTGATGGCAAGCCACAGGAG TGGCGAGACAGAGGACACCTTCATTGCTGACCTCTCAGTTGGCCTGGCTACG GGCCAAATCAAGACAGGAGCTCCCTGCCGGTCTGAGCGCCTGGCCAAATACAACCAG CTGCTCAGGATCGAGGAAGAGCTCGGTGATGCCGCAGTCTACGCTGGAGCAAAGTTCAGGGCACCAGTGGAGCCCTACTAA